The following proteins are co-located in the Fructilactobacillus carniphilus genome:
- the tpiA gene encoding triose-phosphate isomerase, translated as MRTPFIGGNWKMNLSLTEAAQFIDEIQTQLPPSDEVETVLAASPLFLHTMQEHNNSPLLVAAENCFYEDEGAYTGEVSPQALSQMGIKYVIVGHSERRKYFHETDEIVNKKVHAVFRNHMLPIICCDETMGRYETGDHISWMVNQVTAAIRGLDADDVKKAVVAYEPSWAIGTGHTAPADAAEEGCYLIRQTIADIYSDQIANQVRILYGGSVTHENIRELMKQPDIDGVLAGKASLTTQEFVELANFHQPK; from the coding sequence ATGAGAACTCCCTTTATTGGTGGCAATTGGAAAATGAATTTATCGTTAACCGAAGCCGCTCAATTTATTGATGAGATTCAGACCCAGCTTCCACCCAGTGACGAGGTGGAAACGGTGTTGGCGGCTTCGCCATTGTTTCTGCACACAATGCAGGAGCATAATAACAGCCCCCTGTTAGTTGCTGCCGAAAACTGTTTTTACGAAGACGAGGGGGCCTATACCGGTGAGGTAAGCCCCCAAGCATTGAGTCAGATGGGAATTAAGTACGTGATTGTCGGTCACTCGGAGCGCCGGAAGTACTTTCATGAAACCGATGAAATTGTGAACAAAAAGGTCCACGCAGTGTTCCGGAACCACATGCTCCCCATCATTTGCTGTGATGAAACTATGGGTCGTTATGAAACCGGCGACCACATCTCCTGGATGGTCAATCAGGTGACAGCCGCCATTCGGGGGTTGGATGCCGATGACGTGAAAAAAGCGGTCGTGGCCTACGAACCCAGCTGGGCCATCGGAACTGGGCATACTGCTCCAGCGGATGCCGCAGAGGAAGGTTGTTATTTGATTCGGCAAACGATTGCGGATATTTATTCCGATCAGATTGCGAATCAAGTCCGGATTTTGTACGGGGGGAGCGTCACCCATGAAAACATCCGTGAACTAATGAAGCAACCAGATATTGACGGGGTGTTGGCTGGGAAAGCCAGTCTTACCACGCAGGAGTTTGTGGAATTAGCTAACTTTCACCAACCAAAATAG
- a CDS encoding phosphoglycerate kinase, whose translation MSKLIIDDLDLKGKKVLMRVDFNVPIKDGVVGDDNRIVAALPSIEYVIDHGGKAILFSHLGRIKSEDDKPGLSLRPVAEKLSKLLGKPVTFVPVNEGPQLEEAIDNMQDGQVLLAENTRYQDVINGEQVKRESGNDPKLGEYWASLGDVFVNDAFGTAHRSHASNVGIATAMEKEGKPVAAGFLLEKEIQFLGNAVDNPKHPFVAILGGAKVSDKIGVIDHLLDKADKIIIGGGMTYTFYAAKGIGIGNSLVEKDKIDVAKEILKKGGDKIVLPVDSVCADQFSNDAKTQVVDGSIPDGMMALDIGPKSIQLFEDVLKDAKTVVWNGPMGVFEMPKFAEGTLAIGRYLGTLKDATTIVGGGDSTAAVKELGVADQLTHISTGGGASLEYLEGKTLPGIACVSNKD comes from the coding sequence ATGAGTAAATTAATCATTGATGATTTAGATCTCAAGGGTAAAAAAGTCTTAATGCGGGTTGATTTCAACGTGCCCATTAAAGATGGCGTGGTTGGTGACGATAACCGGATCGTGGCCGCTTTGCCTTCCATCGAATACGTGATTGATCACGGTGGCAAAGCCATCTTGTTCTCACACTTGGGCCGGATTAAGTCCGAAGACGACAAACCCGGTTTGTCATTACGCCCGGTGGCCGAAAAGCTCTCGAAGTTATTGGGCAAACCAGTGACGTTTGTTCCCGTTAACGAAGGGCCACAACTGGAAGAAGCCATTGATAACATGCAAGATGGTCAAGTATTACTAGCTGAAAACACTCGTTACCAAGACGTCATTAACGGCGAACAAGTTAAACGTGAATCCGGTAACGATCCTAAATTAGGTGAATACTGGGCTTCTCTCGGTGACGTTTTTGTGAACGACGCTTTTGGAACTGCTCACCGGAGCCACGCTTCAAACGTGGGAATTGCGACGGCTATGGAAAAAGAAGGCAAGCCAGTGGCTGCTGGATTCCTGTTGGAAAAAGAAATCCAATTCTTAGGGAACGCCGTGGACAATCCTAAGCACCCGTTCGTAGCCATTTTAGGGGGAGCAAAGGTTTCCGACAAAATTGGTGTGATTGATCATCTGTTGGACAAAGCCGACAAGATCATCATCGGTGGAGGAATGACTTACACCTTCTACGCTGCTAAGGGTATTGGGATTGGAAACTCTTTAGTGGAAAAGGACAAGATTGACGTTGCTAAGGAAATCCTGAAAAAAGGTGGCGACAAGATCGTGCTACCTGTCGACTCTGTTTGTGCCGACCAGTTCTCGAATGATGCTAAAACCCAAGTGGTGGATGGCTCCATTCCAGACGGCATGATGGCCTTAGACATTGGTCCTAAATCAATCCAACTGTTTGAAGACGTCTTAAAGGACGCGAAGACGGTGGTTTGGAACGGACCAATGGGTGTCTTTGAAATGCCTAAATTTGCTGAAGGTACTTTAGCAATTGGTCGTTACCTCGGTACTTTGAAGGATGCTACCACGATCGTGGGTGGAGGAGACTCAACGGCTGCCGTTAAAGAACTAGGTGTGGCTGACCAGTTAACTCACATCTCAACCGGTGGGGGAGCTTCTTTGGAATACTTGGAAGGAAAGACCTTACCTGGAATTGCTTGTGTTTCTAACAAAGATTAA
- the gap gene encoding type I glyceraldehyde-3-phosphate dehydrogenase — protein MTTKIGINGFGRIGRLAFRRIHELGAEGIEVAAINDLTTPSMLAYLLKYDSVHGRFPGKVESTEDAIIVDGKRIPVYAERDAKNIPWVKNDGVDFVLECTGFYTSKEKSQAHLDAGAKRVLISAPAGDITTVVPGVNLDVLSQDDKIVSAGSCTTSCLAPMAYWLNKDFGVKVGTMTTVHAYTATQALQDGPRSAKFANNRAAAVNTIPHSSGAAKAIGLVIPELDGALKGHAQRVATIDGSLTELVTVLDKNVTVDQVNDAMKSHENEAFGYNDDFIVSSDIVDDDHGSIFDPNQTEIVENDGLQLVKTVAWYDNEWGFTCNMVRTLLKFATM, from the coding sequence ATGACTACAAAGATTGGTATTAATGGTTTCGGACGAATTGGTCGTCTTGCATTCCGTCGGATTCACGAACTAGGTGCTGAAGGGATCGAAGTTGCTGCAATTAACGACTTAACTACCCCTTCAATGTTAGCTTACTTATTGAAGTATGATTCTGTTCACGGTCGTTTCCCTGGCAAAGTGGAATCCACTGAAGACGCAATCATCGTTGATGGTAAGCGCATTCCTGTTTACGCAGAACGTGATGCTAAGAACATTCCTTGGGTTAAGAACGATGGTGTTGACTTCGTACTTGAATGTACTGGTTTCTACACTTCCAAAGAAAAATCACAAGCTCACTTGGATGCCGGTGCAAAACGGGTATTGATTTCAGCTCCTGCTGGTGACATTACTACTGTTGTTCCTGGGGTTAACTTGGATGTCTTGAGCCAAGACGACAAGATCGTTTCTGCTGGTTCATGTACTACTAGTTGTTTAGCACCAATGGCTTACTGGCTGAACAAAGACTTCGGTGTTAAAGTTGGTACCATGACTACTGTCCACGCTTACACTGCTACTCAAGCATTGCAAGATGGACCACGGAGCGCTAAGTTTGCTAACAACCGTGCCGCTGCTGTTAACACGATTCCTCACAGTTCTGGTGCTGCTAAGGCCATTGGTTTGGTTATCCCAGAACTTGACGGTGCATTAAAGGGTCACGCACAACGGGTTGCTACCATCGATGGTTCTTTAACTGAATTAGTTACTGTCTTGGACAAGAACGTTACAGTTGACCAAGTTAACGACGCCATGAAGAGCCACGAAAACGAAGCCTTTGGTTACAACGACGACTTCATCGTTTCTTCAGATATCGTTGACGATGACCACGGTTCCATCTTCGATCCTAACCAAACTGAAATCGTTGAAAACGACGGTTTACAATTAGTTAAGACGGTTGCTTGGTACGACAACGAATGGGGCTTCACTTGCAACATGGTTCGGACTTTGCTTAAATTTGCTACGATGTAA
- a CDS encoding gluconeogenesis factor YvcK family protein, with product MVDKVAKRIDRPRMVVIGGGTGLPVILRNLKKRDVDITAVVTVADDGGSSGILRNYINVLPPGDIRNVLVALSTLPELYLDIFQYRFKSSDKFLSGHAIGNLIITALSEMEGGFFDAVQELTRMMQVDGHVYPVCDEELVLHAEFSDGSQLAGEAEITAADKLVKRVWVESPTNDHQPEAVPDVIEAIMNADQIVLGPGSLYTSILPNLMVSNVGEAVKATNAEVVYICNIMTQKGETDHFTDADHVRVLDRQLGQNFINTVLVNNRPVPASYIDHQRWGDESQPVGHDYQGLKELGCRVISSDFLELKDHGAFHNGQLVSNELIRLLGQPKFNH from the coding sequence ATGGTAGATAAAGTTGCGAAACGAATTGATCGCCCCCGAATGGTGGTGATTGGCGGAGGAACCGGGTTGCCCGTGATTCTGAGAAACTTAAAGAAACGCGACGTGGATATCACAGCCGTCGTGACGGTGGCTGACGATGGCGGTTCGTCCGGAATTTTGCGGAACTACATTAACGTGTTACCGCCCGGAGATATCCGCAATGTTCTGGTGGCCTTATCCACCTTGCCAGAGCTGTACCTAGATATTTTTCAATACCGGTTTAAGTCTTCGGATAAATTTTTGTCTGGGCATGCGATTGGTAATTTAATTATTACGGCACTTTCCGAAATGGAAGGCGGCTTCTTTGACGCAGTGCAGGAATTAACCCGGATGATGCAAGTCGACGGGCATGTTTACCCGGTTTGTGATGAAGAACTGGTGCTGCACGCCGAGTTTAGTGACGGCAGTCAGCTAGCCGGAGAAGCAGAGATTACGGCTGCTGACAAGCTGGTGAAGCGGGTGTGGGTGGAATCTCCGACTAACGACCACCAACCGGAGGCCGTCCCCGACGTGATTGAGGCCATTATGAACGCCGATCAAATCGTGCTGGGTCCTGGAAGCTTATATACCAGTATTCTGCCGAATTTAATGGTAAGCAACGTGGGGGAAGCGGTCAAAGCTACGAATGCTGAGGTGGTCTATATTTGTAACATTATGACCCAAAAAGGAGAAACGGATCACTTTACGGATGCCGATCACGTGCGGGTTTTAGACCGGCAGTTGGGGCAGAACTTCATTAATACCGTCCTAGTTAATAACCGTCCGGTCCCGGCGAGCTACATTGATCATCAGCGCTGGGGGGATGAATCACAACCCGTCGGGCATGACTACCAAGGTCTCAAGGAACTAGGTTGTCGGGTGATTTCCTCGGACTTTTTAGAACTGAAAGACCACGGTGCCTTCCATAACGGTCAGCTTGTTTCCAACGAACTGATTCGCTTGCTCGGTCAACCAAAATTCAATCATTAG
- the whiA gene encoding DNA-binding protein WhiA — MSYASDVKKELTRLEVHRTNAKAELMALIRMNGTLTLSNQHFSLEVQSENSAITQRIYRLLLQFYQVKASVVVRKKMKLKKNNLYVVRLQQRVESILDDLGILDHYQILERVPVELLQDDLQVRSYLRGAFLAGGSVNNPQTSRYHLEIYSLYEDHSEMLTEMMNQYHLGAKQTKRRSGYIVYLKEAEKIADFLQLIGATNAMLKFEDIRIVRDMRNSVNRLVNCENANMNKVANASTRQIENIQLIEERVGLESLPPKLRDVAETRLKNQEVSLKELGELVANGPISKSGINHRLHKINDYAEKLRAQP; from the coding sequence ATGTCGTATGCTAGTGATGTGAAAAAGGAGCTCACCCGCTTAGAGGTTCATCGTACCAATGCCAAGGCGGAATTAATGGCGTTGATTCGGATGAATGGGACCTTAACGCTGTCAAATCAACATTTCTCGTTAGAAGTCCAATCTGAAAATTCTGCGATTACCCAACGAATTTATCGGTTGCTGTTACAGTTTTATCAAGTTAAGGCTAGTGTCGTAGTTCGGAAAAAGATGAAGCTGAAGAAGAATAATTTGTACGTGGTGCGCTTGCAACAGCGGGTGGAGTCCATTCTGGATGACTTGGGAATTTTAGATCATTATCAGATTTTAGAACGGGTCCCGGTGGAGCTGTTACAGGATGATCTGCAGGTTCGTTCCTACTTACGCGGGGCCTTTTTGGCCGGGGGCTCGGTCAATAATCCTCAAACTTCGCGGTATCACTTAGAAATTTATTCTTTGTACGAAGACCACAGTGAAATGCTGACTGAGATGATGAACCAGTACCACCTAGGGGCCAAGCAAACCAAGCGGCGCAGCGGTTACATTGTGTACTTGAAGGAAGCCGAAAAGATTGCGGATTTCTTACAGCTGATTGGGGCCACCAATGCGATGCTGAAGTTTGAAGACATCCGGATTGTTCGCGACATGCGTAACTCAGTCAACCGGTTGGTTAATTGCGAAAATGCCAACATGAATAAGGTGGCGAACGCGTCGACCCGTCAGATTGAAAATATCCAACTGATTGAAGAACGAGTGGGACTTGAGTCCTTGCCACCGAAACTGCGCGATGTTGCCGAAACGCGCTTGAAAAATCAGGAAGTTAGTTTGAAAGAACTCGGCGAGTTGGTTGCGAATGGGCCGATTTCTAAGTCAGGGATTAATCACCGGTTACATAAGATTAACGACTACGCAGAGAAGTTACGGGCCCAGCCGTAA
- the rapZ gene encoding RNase adapter RapZ, protein MRKDDQLVVITGMSGAGKTKALQTFEDLGYFCVDNLPTALMGKFTELLRTSSEINQVAVVLDLRSAESSQAVVDLLLKIAKRHNDREAVIFLDANTEKLVSRYEESRRDHPLARNGRVVDGIEKERKLLTEVRDNASWVIDTTDLKPQDLQAKIVKRFEQHELPQFHVELMSFGFKHGLPLDADMVFDVRFISNPYYIPELRDQTGQDQPVYDYVMEQDSAETFFNKTLDLLEFELPRIRQSSKSSETIAIGCTGGKHRSVAMTERLAHHLRELGYVVNITHRDIQRHKGAENSNGR, encoded by the coding sequence ATGCGAAAAGATGATCAATTGGTAGTCATAACCGGAATGAGTGGGGCAGGGAAGACCAAAGCGCTCCAAACCTTTGAAGACCTGGGGTACTTTTGTGTTGACAACCTGCCAACGGCGTTGATGGGCAAATTTACCGAATTATTGCGCACTTCCAGTGAAATTAATCAGGTGGCCGTGGTCTTAGATTTACGGTCCGCTGAATCAAGTCAAGCTGTAGTGGACTTGTTGCTTAAGATTGCCAAACGACACAACGACCGGGAAGCAGTCATTTTTCTGGATGCGAATACCGAAAAGCTGGTCTCCCGCTACGAAGAAAGTCGGCGGGATCACCCGTTAGCTCGGAACGGACGGGTGGTTGACGGCATTGAAAAGGAACGGAAGCTCCTGACTGAAGTGCGCGATAATGCCAGTTGGGTAATTGATACCACGGATCTTAAGCCACAAGACTTACAAGCAAAAATTGTGAAACGATTTGAACAGCACGAGTTACCGCAATTTCACGTGGAGCTAATGTCCTTTGGCTTTAAGCACGGACTGCCCCTGGATGCTGACATGGTGTTTGACGTGCGCTTCATTTCCAATCCATATTACATTCCCGAACTCCGGGATCAAACTGGTCAGGATCAACCAGTTTATGACTATGTCATGGAACAGGATAGTGCGGAGACTTTCTTTAACAAAACCCTTGATCTCCTCGAATTTGAATTGCCCCGCATTAGACAAAGTTCGAAATCCAGCGAGACAATTGCGATTGGTTGTACGGGTGGAAAGCACCGCTCCGTGGCGATGACCGAACGACTGGCGCATCATTTGCGTGAACTGGGCTACGTGGTAAACATTACCCACCGTGACATTCAACGACACAAAGGAGCAGAGAATTCCAATGGTAGATAA
- the clpP gene encoding ATP-dependent Clp endopeptidase proteolytic subunit ClpP: MPLVPTVVENSPQGERAYDIYSRLLKDRIIMLSGEIEDNMANAVIAQLLFLDAQDSDKDIYLYINSPGGVITSGMAIYDTMNFIKADVQTIVMGMAASMASVLATAGTKGKRFALPHAQIMIHQPSGGAQGQQTEIEIAAKEILRARKMINELLADHSGQPLSKINRDTERDNYLTAPEAVDYGLIDGIMKNSSDRK, encoded by the coding sequence ATGCCATTAGTTCCAACAGTCGTTGAAAACTCACCTCAAGGTGAACGCGCATATGACATCTACTCACGATTACTAAAAGATCGCATTATCATGCTTTCCGGAGAAATTGAAGACAACATGGCGAACGCCGTGATTGCCCAATTGTTATTCCTAGATGCCCAAGATTCTGACAAGGACATCTACCTATACATCAACTCTCCAGGTGGAGTCATTACTTCCGGAATGGCCATTTACGATACCATGAACTTCATCAAAGCCGACGTGCAAACGATCGTCATGGGAATGGCTGCTTCAATGGCCAGCGTTTTGGCTACGGCTGGAACCAAGGGGAAACGGTTTGCTTTGCCACACGCTCAAATCATGATTCACCAACCATCTGGTGGTGCGCAAGGTCAACAAACTGAAATTGAGATTGCTGCCAAAGAGATTCTGCGAGCTCGGAAGATGATTAACGAACTCTTAGCAGACCACTCCGGTCAGCCACTCTCTAAGATTAACCGTGATACCGAACGTGATAACTACCTCACTGCTCCTGAAGCAGTTGATTATGGCTTAATTGACGGTATTATGAAGAACAGTTCCGATCGAAAATAA
- the eno gene encoding phosphopyruvate hydratase — protein MSIISDVYAREVLDSRGNPTVEAEVYTEDGAMGRGIVPSGASTGEHEAVELRDGDKSRYMGKGVTKAVANVNDKIAKEIIGYDVTDQLGIDQAMIKLDGTPNKAKLGANAILAVSIAVARAAADELGTPLYNYLGGFDAHVLPTPMMNVINGGKHANNKVDFQEFMIMPVGAPTFREAVRMGSETFHNLKAILNERGYSTAVGDEGGFAPDLKNNEEPFEILVEAIERAGYKPGKDICIAFDCAASEFYNTDTKKYDLVGDGKSYTASEFVALLDSLIEKYPIISIEDPLDENEWEDWKVATAELGKKVQIVGDDLFVTNTEYLSKGIKMHVANSILIKLNQIGTLTETVNAVNMAKEASYTAIISHRSGETEDTTISDLVVALNAGQIKTGSMSRGERIAKYNQLMRIEDQLGSVAQYKGIHSFYNLDYTARENIINK, from the coding sequence ATGTCAATTATTTCTGATGTATACGCACGCGAAGTCCTTGACTCTCGTGGTAATCCAACTGTTGAAGCAGAAGTTTACACCGAAGACGGTGCAATGGGCCGGGGAATTGTTCCTTCCGGTGCCTCAACTGGTGAACACGAAGCCGTTGAATTACGTGATGGTGACAAGAGTCGCTACATGGGCAAAGGGGTTACGAAAGCCGTTGCGAACGTAAACGACAAGATTGCAAAGGAAATCATCGGTTACGACGTAACTGATCAATTAGGCATTGATCAAGCCATGATTAAGTTAGACGGAACGCCTAACAAAGCTAAGCTTGGTGCCAACGCCATTTTAGCCGTTTCCATCGCCGTAGCTCGCGCTGCTGCTGACGAATTAGGCACTCCTTTATACAACTACTTAGGTGGTTTCGATGCCCACGTTTTACCAACTCCAATGATGAACGTTATCAATGGTGGTAAACACGCTAACAACAAGGTGGACTTCCAAGAATTCATGATCATGCCAGTTGGTGCTCCAACGTTCCGGGAAGCCGTTCGGATGGGTTCAGAAACGTTCCACAACTTAAAGGCCATCTTAAACGAACGTGGTTACTCCACGGCCGTTGGTGACGAAGGTGGATTCGCTCCTGACTTGAAGAACAACGAAGAACCATTTGAAATCCTGGTGGAAGCCATCGAACGTGCTGGCTACAAACCAGGTAAGGACATCTGCATTGCCTTTGACTGTGCTGCTTCTGAATTCTACAACACGGACACGAAGAAGTACGACTTGGTCGGTGACGGCAAGTCTTACACTGCTTCAGAATTCGTGGCATTGCTCGACTCCCTGATTGAAAAGTACCCAATCATCTCCATCGAAGACCCATTGGACGAAAACGAATGGGAAGACTGGAAGGTTGCTACTGCTGAATTAGGTAAGAAAGTTCAAATCGTTGGTGACGACCTCTTCGTAACTAACACTGAATACTTATCTAAGGGAATTAAGATGCACGTGGCTAACTCAATCTTGATTAAGTTGAACCAAATTGGGACCTTAACTGAAACTGTCAACGCAGTTAACATGGCTAAGGAAGCTAGTTACACGGCCATCATTTCCCACCGTTCTGGTGAAACGGAAGACACGACGATTTCTGACTTAGTGGTTGCTTTAAACGCTGGTCAAATCAAGACTGGTTCCATGAGCCGGGGCGAACGGATTGCCAAGTACAACCAATTGATGAGAATCGAAGACCAATTAGGTTCAGTTGCTCAATACAAGGGGATTCACTCCTTCTACAACTTGGACTACACTGCTCGCGAAAACATCATCAACAAATAA